In Hevea brasiliensis isolate MT/VB/25A 57/8 chromosome 13, ASM3005281v1, whole genome shotgun sequence, a single genomic region encodes these proteins:
- the LOC131171793 gene encoding putative pentatricopeptide repeat-containing protein At1g12700, mitochondrial, with translation MIMSARRIFTTTERFFRFQLQTEMGIIQSPSLLFTNYFHSSASTHNPKDAKSQRFLRSKFNSSSFRDVDDALAFFNHIILLRPLPSIVQFCRFLSALVGMKQYHTVISLSRTIESLGISHDIYSLSILINCFCRLHLVNFGFSILGKIIKFGLEPNTVTFTTLIKGLCIDGKINGAVDFFNDMVAGGYQPDVHTYNVIVNALCKCGKTNVAIELLKGMVERGCEPDVVTYNAIVDALCKDKLVIEALDLFSQMRNKCISPNVVTYTCLIQGLCNLGKWNQALALLKEMAGQNISPNIITFSILIDNLCKEGLVSKAQEIMKIMIQQGVKPDVVTYNSLMDGFCLCNQMDEATKLFDHMVSSGIADVFSYNILINGYCKSKRIDEATKLFDEMIKTSLVPNFVTYTTLIKGLWEAGRPGIALEVFKNMCSHGQQPDKVTFSIILDGLCKQGYLDEALTLFKAMEKSRLKVNCVSYSILINGMCRAGRLTDAKELFSRHFEKGLQPNVYTYSTIIKGLCKEGLLDEAYKVFRGMEKSGCLPNGCCYNVIIQGFLRHKDVAKATLLIDEMVDKGFSADATTFELVIHLSRNDDLILRKLRNRSKCSKDANFK, from the coding sequence ATGATAATGTCGGCGCGGAGGATTTTCACAACTACTGAGAGGTTCTTCCGCTTTCAACTGCAAACGGAAATGGGTATCATTCAATCTCCATCCTTATTATTTACCAATTACTTCCATTCTTCTGCTTCCACGCATAATCCtaaagatgcaaaatctcaacgtTTCTTGAGATCTAAGTTCAATTCTTCTTCTTTTAGGGACGTTGATGATGCCTTAGCTTTCTTTAATCATATCATTCTTTTGCGTCCTCTGCCTTCTATTGTTCAATTTTGTCGATTTTTATCTGCTCTTGTGGGAATGAAACAATATCACACGGTTATTTCTTTGTCCAGAACAATTGAGTCTCTAGGAATCTCACACGATATTTACTCTCTTTCTATATTGATTAACTGTTTCTGCCGCTTACACCTTGTGAATTTTGGCTTCTCAATTCTggggaaaattatcaaatttggatTGGAGCCCAATACTGTGACATTTACTACCTTAATTAAAGGGCTCTGTATAGATGGTAAAATCAATGGAGCAGTAGATTTTTTCAATGATATGGTTGCTGGAGGTTATCAACCTGATGTTCATACCTACAATGTGATAGTAAATGCTCTTTGTAAATGTGGGAAAACAAATGTGGCTATTGAGTTGCTAAAGGGaatggttgagagaggttgtgAGCCAGATGTTGTGACATACAATGCAATTGTGGACGCTCTTTGCAAGGATAAGCTAGTTATTGAGGCTTTAGACCTCTTCTCTCAAATGAGGAATAAATGTATTTCACCTAATGTTGTCACTTACACCTGCTTAATTCAAGGTCTTTGCAATTTAGGCAAATGGAATcaagctttggccttgttgaaaGAAATGGCGGGGCAAAACATATCACCAAACATTATTACCTTCAGTATATTGATTGACAATCTTTGCAAGGAAGGACTGGTTTCAAAAGctcaagaaataatgaaaataatgatcCAACAAGGGGTGAAGCCTGATGTTGTCACTTACAATTCTTTGATGGACGGATTTTGTCTGTGTAACCAAATGGATGAAGCTACAAAATTATTTGATCATATGGTAAGCAGTGGCATAGCTGATGTCTTTAGCTACAACATCTTGATTAATGGATACTGCAAGAGCAAAAGGATAGATGAAGCAACAAAACTTTTTGATGAAATGATTAAAACTAGTTTAGTTCCCAACTTTGTTACTTATACTACTCTTATTAAGGGATTGTGGGAAGCAGGGCGACCTGGAATTGCACTAGAAGTTTTCAAGAACATGTGTTCTCATGGTCAGCAGCCAGATAAAGTGACTTTTTCAATCATTCTTGATGGCTTGTGCAAACAAGGGTATCTTGATGAGGCACTCACACTATTTAAAGCGATGGAAAAAAGTCGGTTGAAGGTTAATTGTGTGAGCTATAGCATTTTGATTAATGGTATGTGTAGAGCTGGGAGGCTTACTGATGCCAAGGAATTGTTTTCTAGGCATTTTGAAAAAGGCTTACAGCCTAATGTTTATACATATAGTACAATAATAAAAGGCCTTTGCAAAGAAGGATTATTAGATGAAGCATACAAAGTTTTTAGAGGAATGGAAAAGAGCGGATGTTTACCGAATGGTTGCTGTTATAATGTGATTATTCAAGGGTTTCTCAGGCATAAAGATGTAGCAAAGGCAACACTACTTATTGATGAAATGGTTGATAAAGGATTCTCTGCAGATGCCACCACCTTCGAATTGGTAATACATTTGTCGCGCAATGACGATCTCATTCTGAGAAAACTACGAAATCGTTCCAAATGTTCTAAAGATGCAAATTTTAAGTGA
- the LOC110652901 gene encoding putative pentatricopeptide repeat-containing protein At1g12700, mitochondrial isoform X1 — MIMSARRIFTTTERFFRFQLQTEMGIIQSPSLLFTNYFHSSASTHNPKDAKSQRFLRSKFNSSSFRDVDDALAFFNHIILLRPLPSIVQFCRFLSALVGMKQYHTVISLSRTIESLGISHNIYSLSILINCFCRLHLVNFGFSILGKIIKFGLEPNTMTFTTLIKGLCIDGKINGAVDFFNDMVAGDYQPDVYTYNVIVNALCKCGKTNVAIELLKGMVDRGCEPDVVTYNAIVDALCKDKLVIEALDLFSQMRNKGIPPSIITYNCLIHGLFNLGKCNQAFALLKEMVGQNISPDIFTLNILIDNLCKEGLVSKAQEIMKIMIQKGVKPDVVTHNSLMDGFCLCNQMDEARKLFDHMVSSGIADVRSYSILINGYCKSRKIDEATKLFDEMLKTSVVPNTVTYTTFIKGLWEARQPGNALEVFKSMCSCGQQPNIITFSTILNGLCKQGYLDEALTLFKAMEKSRLKVNRVSYNILINGMCRAGRLTDAKELFSRLFEKGLQPDVYTYSIIIKGLCNEGLLDEAYKVFRGMEECGCLPNGCCYNVIIQGFLRHKDIPEATLLIDEMVDKGFSADATTFELVIHLSRNDDLILRKLRNRSKCSKDANFK, encoded by the coding sequence ATGATAATGTCGGCGCGGAGGATTTTCACAACTACTGAGAGGTTCTTCCGCTTTCAACTGCAAACGGAAATGGGTATCATTCAATCTCCATCCTTATTATTTACCAATTACTTCCATTCTTCTGCTTCCACGCATAATCCtaaagatgcaaaatctcaacgtTTCTTGAGATCTAAGTTCAATTCTTCTTCTTTTAGGGACGTTGATGATGCCTTAGCTTTCTTTAATCATATCATTCTTTTGCGTCCTCTGCCTTCTATTGTTCAATTTTGTCGATTTTTATCTGCTCTTGTGGGAATGAAACAATATCACACGGTTATTTCTTTGTCCAGAACAATTGAGTCTCTAGGAATCTCACACAATATTTACTCTCTTTCTATATTGATTAACTGTTTCTGCCGCTTACACCTTGTGAATTTTGGCTTCTCAATTCTggggaaaattatcaaatttggatTGGAGCCCAATACTATGACATTTACTACCTTAATTAAAGGGCTCTGTATAGATGGTAAAATCAATGGAGCAGTAGATTTTTTCAATGATATGGTTGCTGGAGATTATCAACCTGATGTTTATACCTACAATGTGATAGTAAATGCTCTTTGTAAATGTGGGAAAACAAATGTGGCTATTGAGTTGCTAAAGGGAATGGTTGACAGAGGTTGTGAGCCAGATGTTGTGACATACAATGCAATTGTGGACGCTCTTTGCAAGGATAAGCTAGTTATTGAGGCTTTAGACCTCTTCTCTCAAATGAGGAATAAAGGTATTCCACCTAGTATCATCACTTACAACTGCTTAATTCACGGTCTTTTCAATTTGGGCAAATGCAATCAAGCTTTTGCCTTGTTGAAAGAAATGGTGGGGCAAAACATATCACCAGACATTTTTACCTTAAATATATTGATTGACAATCTTTGTAAGGAAGGACTAGTTTCAAAAGctcaagaaataatgaaaataatgatcCAAAAAGGTGTGAAGCCTGATGTTGTCACCCACAATTCATTGATGGACGGATTTTGCCTGTGTAACCAAATGGATGAAGCTAGAAAACTATTTGATCATATGGTAAGCAGTGGCATAGCTGATGTCCGTAGCTACAGCATCTTGATTAATGGATACTGCAAGAGCAGAAAGATAGATGAAGCAACAAAACTTTTTGATGAAATGCTTAAAACTAGTGTAGTTCCCAACACTGTTACTTATACTACTTTTATAAAGGGATTGTGGGAAGCAAGGCAACCTGGAAATGCACTTGAGGTTTTCAAGAGCATGTGTTCTTGTGGTCAACAACCAAATATAATAACTTTCTCAACTATTCTCAATGGCTTGTGCAAACAAGGGTATCTTGATGAGGCACTCACACTATTTAAAGCGATGGAAAAAAGTCGGTTGAAGGTTAATCGTGTGAGCTATAACATTTTGATTAATGGTATGTGTAGAGCTGGGAGGCTTACTGATGCCAAGGAATTGTTTTCTAGGCTTTTTGAAAAAGGTTTACAACCTGATGTTTATACATATAGTATAATAATAAAAGGACTTTGCAATGAAGGTTTACTAGATGAAGCATACAAAGTCTTTAGAGGAATGGAAGAGTGTGGATGTTTACCGAATGGTTGCTGTTATAATGTGATTATTCAAGGGTTTCTCAGGCATAAAGATATACCAGAGGCAACACTACTTATTGATGAAATGGTTGATAAAGGATTCTCTGCAGATGCCACCACCTTTGAATTGGTAATACATTTATCGCGCAATGACGATCTCATTCTGAGAAAACTACGAAATCGTTCCAAATGTTCTAAAGATGCAAATTTTAAGTGA
- the LOC131171796 gene encoding pentatricopeptide repeat-containing protein At5g16640, mitochondrial-like, whose protein sequence is MIMSARRIFTTTERFFHFQLQTEMGIIQSPSLLFTNYFHSSASTHNPKDAKSQRFLRSKFNSSSFRDVDDALAFFNHIILLRPLPSIVQFCRFLSALVGMKQYHTVISLSRTIESLGISHDIYSLSILINCFCRLHLVNFGFSILGKIIKFGLEPNTVTFTTLIKGLCIDGKINGAVDFFNDMVAGGYQPDVHTYTVIINALCKCGKTNVAIELLKGMVERGCEPNVVTYNCLIQGLCNLGKWNQALALLKEMAGQNISPDVFTFNILIDNLCKEGLVSKAQEIMKIMIQQGVKPDVFTYSSLMDGFCLCNQMDEATKLFDHMVSSGIANVFSYNILINGYCKSKRIDEATKLLDEMIKTSLVPNFVTYTTLIKGLWEAGRPENALEVFKSMCSYGQQPNVITFSTILNGLCKQGNLDEALTLFKAMEKSRLKVNCVSYNILINGMCRAGRLTDAKELFSRLFEKGLQPDVYTYSIIIKGLCNEGLLDEAYKVFRGMEECGCLPNGCCYNVIIQGFLRHKDIPEATLLIDEMVDKGFSADATTFELVIHLLRNDDLILTKLRNRSKCSKGANFK, encoded by the coding sequence ATGATAATGTCGGCGCGGAGGATTTTCACAACTACTGAGAGGTTCTTCCACTTTCAACTGCAAACGGAAATGGGTATCATTCAATCTCCATCCTTATTATTTACCAATTACTTCCATTCTTCTGCTTCCACGCATAATCCtaaagatgcaaaatctcaacgtTTCTTGAGATCTAAGTTCAATTCTTCTTCTTTTAGGGACGTTGATGATGCCTTAGCTTTCTTTAATCATATCATTCTTTTGCGTCCTCTGCCTTCTATTGTTCAATTTTGTCGATTTTTATCTGCTCTTGTGGGAATGAAACAATATCACACGGTTATTTCTTTGTCCAGAACAATTGAGTCTCTGGGAATCTCACACGATATTTACTCTCTTTCTATATTGATTAACTGTTTCTGCCGCTTACACCTTGTGAATTTTGGCTTCTCAATTCTggggaaaattatcaaatttggatTGGAGCCCAATACTGTGACATTTACTACCTTAATTAAAGGGCTCTGTATAGATGGTAAAATCAATGGAGCAGTAGATTTTTTCAATGATATGGTTGCTGGAGGTTATCAACCTGATGTTCATACTTACACTGTGATCATAAATGCTCTTTGTAAATGTGGGAAAACAAATGTGGCTATTGAGTTGCTAAAGGGaatggttgagagaggttgtgAGCCAAATGTTGTCACTTACAACTGCTTAATTCAAGGTCTTTGCAATTTAGGCAAATGGAATcaagctttggccttgttgaaaGAAATGGCGGGGCAAAACATATCACCAGACGTTTTTACCTTCAATATATTGATTGACAATCTTTGCAAGGAAGGACTGGTTTCAAAAGctcaagaaataatgaaaataatgatcCAACAAGGGGTGAAGCCTGATGTTTTCACTTACAGTTCTTTGATGGACGGATTTTGTCTGTGTAACCAAATGGATGAAGCGACAAAATTATTTGATCATATGGTAAGCAGTGGCATAGCTAATGTCTTTAGCTACAACATCTTGATTAATGGATACTGCAAGAGCAAAAGGATAGATGAAGCAACAAAACTTTTGGACGAAATGATTAAAACTAGTTTAGTTCCCAACTTTGTTACTTATACTACTCTTATAAAGGGATTGTGGGAAGCTGGGCGACCTGAAAATGCACTTGAGGTTTTCAAGAGCATGTGTTCTTATGGTCAACAACCAAATGTAATAACTTTCTCAACTATTCTCAATGGCTTGTGCAAACAGGGGAATCTTGATGAGGCACTCACACTATTTAAAGCAATGGAAAAAAGTCGGTTGAAGGTTAATTGTGTGAGCTATAACATTTTGATTAATGGTATGTGTAGAGCTGGGAGGCTTACTGATGCCAAGGAATTGTTTTCTAGGCTTTTTGAAAAAGGTTTACAACCTGATGTTTATACATATAGTATAATAATAAAAGGACTTTGCAATGAAGGTTTACTAGATGAAGCATACAAAGTCTTTAGAGGAATGGAAGAGTGTGGATGTTTACCGAATGGTTGCTGTTATAATGTGATTATTCAAGGGTTTCTCAGGCATAAAGATATACCAGAGGCAACACTACTTATTGATGAAATGGTTGATAAAGGATTCTCTGCAGATGCCACCACCTTTGAATTGGTAATACATTTATTGCGCAATGACGATCTCATTCTGACAAAACTACGAAATCGTTCCAAATGTTCTAAAGGTGCAAATTTTAAGTGA
- the LOC110652901 gene encoding putative pentatricopeptide repeat-containing protein At1g12700, mitochondrial isoform X2: MIMSARRIFTTTERFFRFQLQTEMGIIQSPSLLFTNYFHSSASTHNPKDAKSQRFLRSKFNSSSFRDVDDALAFFNHIILLRPLPSIVQFCRFLSALVGMKQYHTVISLSRTIESLGISHNIYSLSILINCFCRLHLVNFGFSILGKIIKFGLEPNTMTFTTLIKGLCIDGKINGAVDFFNDMVAGDYQPDVYTYNVIVNALCKCGKTNVAIELLKGMVDRGCEPDVVTYNAIVDALCKDKLVIEALDLFSQMRNKGIPPSIITYNCLIHGLFNLGKCNQAFALLKEMVGQNISPDIFTLNILIDNLCKEGLVSKAQEIMKIMIQKGVKPDVVTHNSLMDGFCLCNQMDEARKLFDHMVSSGIADVRSYSILINGYCKSRKIDEATKLFDEMLKTSVVPNTVTYTTFIKGLWEARQPGNALEVFKSMCSCGQQPNIITFSTILNGLCKQGYLDEALTLFKAMEKSRLKVNRVSYNILINGMCRAGRLTDAKELFSRLFEKGLQPDVYTYSIIIKGLCNEGLLDEAYKVFRGMEECGCLPNGCCYNVIIQGFLRHKDIPEATLLIDEMVDKGFSADATTFELGL; encoded by the exons ATGATAATGTCGGCGCGGAGGATTTTCACAACTACTGAGAGGTTCTTCCGCTTTCAACTGCAAACGGAAATGGGTATCATTCAATCTCCATCCTTATTATTTACCAATTACTTCCATTCTTCTGCTTCCACGCATAATCCtaaagatgcaaaatctcaacgtTTCTTGAGATCTAAGTTCAATTCTTCTTCTTTTAGGGACGTTGATGATGCCTTAGCTTTCTTTAATCATATCATTCTTTTGCGTCCTCTGCCTTCTATTGTTCAATTTTGTCGATTTTTATCTGCTCTTGTGGGAATGAAACAATATCACACGGTTATTTCTTTGTCCAGAACAATTGAGTCTCTAGGAATCTCACACAATATTTACTCTCTTTCTATATTGATTAACTGTTTCTGCCGCTTACACCTTGTGAATTTTGGCTTCTCAATTCTggggaaaattatcaaatttggatTGGAGCCCAATACTATGACATTTACTACCTTAATTAAAGGGCTCTGTATAGATGGTAAAATCAATGGAGCAGTAGATTTTTTCAATGATATGGTTGCTGGAGATTATCAACCTGATGTTTATACCTACAATGTGATAGTAAATGCTCTTTGTAAATGTGGGAAAACAAATGTGGCTATTGAGTTGCTAAAGGGAATGGTTGACAGAGGTTGTGAGCCAGATGTTGTGACATACAATGCAATTGTGGACGCTCTTTGCAAGGATAAGCTAGTTATTGAGGCTTTAGACCTCTTCTCTCAAATGAGGAATAAAGGTATTCCACCTAGTATCATCACTTACAACTGCTTAATTCACGGTCTTTTCAATTTGGGCAAATGCAATCAAGCTTTTGCCTTGTTGAAAGAAATGGTGGGGCAAAACATATCACCAGACATTTTTACCTTAAATATATTGATTGACAATCTTTGTAAGGAAGGACTAGTTTCAAAAGctcaagaaataatgaaaataatgatcCAAAAAGGTGTGAAGCCTGATGTTGTCACCCACAATTCATTGATGGACGGATTTTGCCTGTGTAACCAAATGGATGAAGCTAGAAAACTATTTGATCATATGGTAAGCAGTGGCATAGCTGATGTCCGTAGCTACAGCATCTTGATTAATGGATACTGCAAGAGCAGAAAGATAGATGAAGCAACAAAACTTTTTGATGAAATGCTTAAAACTAGTGTAGTTCCCAACACTGTTACTTATACTACTTTTATAAAGGGATTGTGGGAAGCAAGGCAACCTGGAAATGCACTTGAGGTTTTCAAGAGCATGTGTTCTTGTGGTCAACAACCAAATATAATAACTTTCTCAACTATTCTCAATGGCTTGTGCAAACAAGGGTATCTTGATGAGGCACTCACACTATTTAAAGCGATGGAAAAAAGTCGGTTGAAGGTTAATCGTGTGAGCTATAACATTTTGATTAATGGTATGTGTAGAGCTGGGAGGCTTACTGATGCCAAGGAATTGTTTTCTAGGCTTTTTGAAAAAGGTTTACAACCTGATGTTTATACATATAGTATAATAATAAAAGGACTTTGCAATGAAGGTTTACTAGATGAAGCATACAAAGTCTTTAGAGGAATGGAAGAGTGTGGATGTTTACCGAATGGTTGCTGTTATAATGTGATTATTCAAGGGTTTCTCAGGCATAAAGATATACCAGAGGCAACACTACTTATTGATGAAATGGTTGATAAAGGATTCTCTGCAGATGCCACCACCTTTGAATTG GGCCTGTGA